One Bosea sp. 124 genomic window, TCTTCACGCTGCCGGCCAACATGTCGGACCAGCCCTCGGTTGCAGTTCCGGCCGGGATGACCGCTGCCGGCCTGCCGATCGGTCTGCAGATCACCGGCCGGCGCTTCGACGATCTCGGCGTGCTGCGGATGGCGCGGGCGTGGGAGCAGTTGCGCCAGCCACTGCCGGATTTCCCGCGCCCGGCCTGAGCTTCCAAGCGGCTTGTCGAGGATCGATTGGCCGGTCGAGGGTGACGGCGTGTTTTCCGGGCGCGTCAGCGGCTGATGCTTGTCGCGAAGAGTGTCGCCGCGGATATTGCCAAGCTCAAAACAGCGCCGTCGGCGCCAGTTGGGCGACGAACATCAGGGCCAGGGCGGCCAGGCCCAGCGCTCCACCCGTCCAGGCGAGCAGGCTGATGCCGGTGATGATCGCCGCCGAGGAGATCACGATCGCGATCTGCAAGAGGCCGGAGACGATGTCGTATTTGTCGTCGCGGGCGCTGGAGATGTCGCGCTGCGCTTCGGCGGCCTTGGCGCGCACGATCAGCTCCTTGCGGCCTTCATTGGTCTCAGGTTCGGATTCATAGCGGGCGATCGTGGCCTTCCAGCCCTCGATGCGCTTCTGCAGGCGCTCCCGGACAATGGGGTCGGTGGCTCCGGCGAGATCGACCTCCATCGCCTCGGCTGCCGTGCGCAGCGTGGTGCCGCGAATGGTCTTGGCCTGGAAGAAGGCCCAGAGATTGGAGGCCTCGACATTCTTGGCCAGAGCGTCCTGCTCCGCGTTCTTGCCGCCGATCTCGGAGAAGGCGAGCATCAGCGCAAGGATCGCGATCAGCAGCGCGATGCGCTTGTTGCCACCTTGCGGGGTTTCGATCTCGGTCGACATGAATCAGGCAGGCTCCGGTCGCTGGGCTCTGCGCTGTACGTCATTCCGCTGCGGCATCAAATGGCTTTGTTGTCCGGAAAGCTGACGCCGCGCCGGCGCGCGGATGGGCGGCGTCATAGGCCGCCATCAGCCTCGCCGAATCGATGCGGGTGTAGATCTGCGTCGTCGAGAGCGAGGCGTGGCCGAGCAGTTCCTGGATCGCGCGGAGATCGCCGCCGCGACCGAGCAGATGCGTGGCGAAGGAATGGCGCAGCGAGTGCGGCGTCGCCGATGAAGGCAGGCCGAGCGCGCCGCGCAGCCCCTCGACTGCGAGCTGGATGATGCGCGGAGAAAGCGGACCGCCCTTGGCGCCGAGAAAGAGCGGGCCGTCCGGCGGCAGGCGCCAGGGGCAGAGCGACAGATACTCGGCAATTGCCGTGACGACGACGGGCAGCACCGGGACCATGCGGGTCTTGTTGCCCTTGCCGATGACGGTGAGCGTGTCGCCGGGGCTGGCCGGGACCTGGGCGCGGGTGAGCGAGAGCGCTTCGGAGATGCGCAGGCCGCAGCCATAGAGCAGGGCCAGCACGGCGGCGTCGCGGGCGAGAATCCATTGCTCGTGCGCCTCGCCGGCGCGGGTGTCTGCCTGGGTCACGGCCCTGGCGGCGCCGGCTTCGAGCGGGCGCGGCAGGGATTTGCCGATGCGCGGGCCCCGCGTCGCAGCAAAAGCTGCGGCCTTCAGCTTGCCGGTGCGCTCGCCGAAACGGGCGAGCGAGCGCAGTGCAGCGAGCTGGCGCATCAGGGTGCGGTTGCCGACGCCGTCGCGGCGGCGCCGGCCGAGAAAGGCGCGCAGATCCGCGGGCTTGAGAGTGGCGATGTCGGATAGCGAGGGGGCGCCGCCGAGATGCTCGGTCAGGAAGACGGCGAACTGGCGCAGATCGCGGCCATAGGCTTCGAGCGTCTTCGGCGAGAGCCGGCGCTCATGGGCGAGATGGCCGAGCCAGTCGCGGGTCAGGGTGTCGAAATCGGTCACGGATGCATGCGTCCTCAGCCGTCATGGTCGGGCTTGTCCCGACCATCCACGTCTTTGCTGGTCGAGACCTGTGTTCAAGACGTGGATGCTCGCCACAAGGGCGAGCATGACGGGTCTGCCTTAACACCGTGCGAATCAATGTCGGCTGCCGGCCATGCGTCGCTACGCCCTGGGACAGGCGAAGGGCATGAAGGTGCTGGCCATGCCCTGGTTCATGCCCATGATGACCATGACATTGGCGAGGTTCAGCTCCTCGGCGCTGCGCGGGCAGACCTCGCCCTTGATGCTGCAGCCGGAGACGAGGAAGGCCTCGTGGGCGTCGAGAAAGGGCTGGCCGAGCCCCTTGCGCCCGAACTTCGTCAGCGCCTCGGCATAGGCCCTGGTGTAGCGCTCGCATTTGATCGCCGGCCAGTTCTCCGGCGGCTTTGGCTGGGCGAGGCCTTGCGTTGCGGGACCGAGGATGAGGCCGGCCGCGAAAGCAAGCCGGACCAGATGGGGACAGGTTCTCGTCATGGCTCGCTCGTCAACTCGGCTGGTGGATGATTGCGCGACGGTGCCCTCACCGACAGGGTCGCAGAAATCAGGCGATCGGGGCAATGCCAAGGCAGGCGGTTGTCGCTCCCGGCGCGAGGGGCTAGGCAGGCGCCATGAGCGGCGATGCGGAGCAGACGGCGGAAGGCGGCACGGTCGATGTGCTGATCCCGCTCGGGCTCGACCAGGCCTACAGCTATGCCGTGCCGCCCGGGCTGGTGCTGGCGCCGGGCGACGTCGTGCAGGTGCCGCTGGGGCCGCGCGAGACGGTCGGCGTCGTCTGGGAAATGGGCTCCGGGCGCGGCGGCAATCTCAAGAAGGTCACGGCCAGGCTCGACATGCCGCCGCTCGATGGCGCGCTGATGAAGCTGGTCGACTGGGTGGCCTGGTACACGCTGGCGCCGAAGGGCTCGGTGCTGGCGCTGGCTTTGCGTCGCCCGCCCGACGACACGCCGGAGCGGCCCAGGCTGGGCATCCGTCTCGTCGGCGCCCCTCCCGCCCGGATGACGCCGGCGCGCGCGCGGGCCATCGCTGCGGCTGCGGGCGGCCTGCTTACAGCTAAGAGCGCGCTGGCGGAAGCGGCTTCGGTCAGCGCGGCGGTGATCGATTCCCTCGTCGATGCCGGCACCTTCACGGTCGAGCCCCTGCCGCGCGATGCGGTCGCGGCGATGCCCGACCCGGACCATGCCAGGCCGGCATTGTCCGAAGATCAGGCGGCGGCGGCGGATGCGCTGGTCGCCTCGGTCAAGGCCGAGAGCTATGGCGTGACGCTGCTCGAAGGCGTCACCGGCTCGGGCAAGACGGAGGTCTATTTCGAGGCGGTGGCGGAGGCCATCAGGCTCGGCCGTCAGAGCCTGATCCTGATGCCCGAGATCGCGCTGACGGCGCAGTTCATCGACCGTTTCGAGGCGCGCTTCGGCGTCAGGCCGGGCTTATGGCATTCGGCGGTGACCGGACGCCGGCGCGAGCGGCTGCAGGCGGCGATCGCCAACGGTGAGGCGAAGGTGGTCGCAGGCGCGCGCTCGGCGCTCTTCCTGCCTTACAGGGATCTCGGGCTGATCGTCGTCGATGAAGAGCATGAGGCCGCCTACAAGCAGGAGGATGGCGTCGCCTATCATGCCCGCGACATGGCGGTGGTGCGCGGGCGCATCGAGAACGCGCCCGTGATCCTGACCTCGGCGACGCCCTCGCTGGAGACGCGGGTCAATGCCGAGCGCGGCCGCTATGTCCATCTCAAGCTTCCGGAGCGTTTCGGCGGTCGCAGCCTGCCGACGCTCGGCCTCGTCGATCTGCGCCAGGACAAGCCGCCGCGCGGACGCTGGATTTCCGACGCGCTGGCCAAGGCGATGGCGGTCAATCTGGAGGCCGGCGAGCAGACTTTGCTGTTCCTGAACCGGCGGGGCTATGCGCCGCTGACCTTGTGTCGCGACTGCGGGCATCGCTTCCAATGCCCGAACTGCTCGGCCTGGCTGGTCGACCATCGTTTTCGGCGGGCGCTGGTCTGCCATCATTGCGGCCATGTCGAGCGCCGGCCGAACGAGTGTCCGCAATGTCATGCCGCTGACAGCCTGACGGCCTGTGGGCCGGGCGTCGAGCGATTGGCCGAGGAGGTGGCGACCTTGTTCCCGCAGGCGCGGGGCATCGTTTTGTCGAGTGACTTTCCCGGCGGCACCGAGCGGCTGAAGCAGGAGCTGATGGCGGTCGCATCCGGCGAGTTCGATATCGTCATCGGCACGCAGCTCGTCGCCAAGGGCCACAACTTTCCGGGCATGACGCTGGTCGGGGTGGTCGATGCCGATCTCGGCCTGACCTCGGGCGATCCGCGTGCGGCCGAGCGCACCTTCCAGGTGCTGAGGCAGGTGACGGGCCGGGCCGGGCGGGGCGAAAGGCCGGGCCGGGCCCTGCTGCAGACGCATGACCCGTCGCATCCCGTGCTGAAGGCTCTGGTCTCCGGCGACCCGGAGCGGTTTTATGCCGCAGAGGCGGCGTCGCGGGAGGCGGCCGGCCTGCCGCCCTTCGGCCGGCTCGCGGGCCTGATCATCTCCGCCAACAGCCAGGCCGAGGCGGAAGGTCATGCGCGGACGCTGGCACGCTGTGCGCAAGCACCGGACGGCGTCAGCGTGCTCGGGCCGGCGGAAGCGCCGCTCGCCGTGCTGCGCGGGCGCCATCGCATGCGCCTGATCGTGAAAACGGAGCGCGAGGTGAATCTTCAGGATTACCTGCGCGCATGGTTGAAGCGCGGCGGCAAACCCAAGGGCTCGGTCAGGGTCGCAGTCGATGTCGATCCGCAGAGCTTCCTGTGAACATGTCAGCCTCCCTTTGAACGACTGAAAGGACGGGCAAAACCCGGCCTTCGATCGCCATCAACGGATTGCGCGCCCCAGAACCACATGCTAGTGCACCGCCACATTTAGGTCGCGAAGCCGTCTTGCTGGTTTCTCGCCCGTGATACATCGCAGCGCCAGGACATCGCACTCCACCCTTGCTGAGAGGGTCGCCGGGAGCAGTCCTTTGAAACGAGAGACGTGACGCGTGGCTGAAGGCGGATCGCAGGGATCATTGGTTTCGGGCGTAGCCGGTCGCTACGCCACGGCCCTTTTCGAGTTGGCCGAAGAGGCCAACGCCATTGACGCCGTCTCCGCCGATCTCGACAGCTTTTCGGCAATGCTCGCCGAGAGCGAAGATCTGCGCCGCCTGGTCGGCAGCCCGGCCTTCTCGGCCGAAGAGCAGACCGGCGCGATCAAGGCGGTTCTCGCTTCCGCCAAGATTTCCGGCATCGCCGCCAACTTCATCGGTCTCGTCGCCAGCAAGCGCCGCCTTTTCGCGCTGCCGGGCATGATCGCCGGCTACAAGGCTCTCGTCGCCGAAGCCAAGGGCATCGTCAGCGCCGAGGTCACGCTCGCCGAGGCGCCCGCGCCCAAGAGGGTCGAGGAAATCCGCGCTGCGCTCGCCGCCGTCGCGGGCAAGGCTGTCGATGTCGCGATCAAGATCGATCCGGCGCTGATCGGCGGGCTCGTCGTCAAGATGGGCTCCCGCATGGTCGACGCCTCGCTGAAAACCAAGCTCAATTCAATTCGTCTTGCCATGAAAGAGGTCGGCTGATGGAAATCCGCCCCGCTGAAATCTCCGCGATCCTGAAGGCCCAGATTTCGAATTTTGGGTCCGAAGCCTCCGTCACCGAGGTCGGCCAGGTTCTCTCCGTCGGCGACGGCATCGCCCGCGTCTACGGCCTCGACAAGGTCCAGGCCGGTGAGATGGTCGAGTTCGAGAGCGGCGTGCGCGGCATGGCGCTCAACCTCGAAAGCGACAATGTCGGCGTCGTGATCTTCGGTTCCGACCGCGAGATCAAGGAAGGCCAGACCGTCAAGCGCACCGGCGCGATCGTCGACGTTCCGGTCGGCAACGAGCTGCTCGGCCGCGTCGTCGACGCGCTCGGCAACCCGATCGACGGCAAGGGGCCGATCAAGGCGACCCAGCGCTCGCGCGTCGACGTCAAGGCGCCCGGCATCATTCCGCGCAAGTCGGTGCATGAGCCGATGGCGACCGGCCTCAAGGCGATCGATGCCCTGATCCCGATTGGCCGCGGCCAGCGCGAGCTGATCATCGGCGACCGCCAGACCGGCAAGACCGCCGTGGCGCTCGACACGATCCTGAACCAGAAGGCCAATAACGAGGGCACGGACGAGAGCCAGAAGCTCTACTGCGTCTATGTCGCCATCGGCCAGAAGCGTTCGACCGTCGCCCAGTTCGTGAAGGTGCTCGAGGAGCGCGGCGCGCTGGAATACTCGATCGTCGTCGCCGCGACCGCCTCGGACGCCGCCCCGATGCAGTTCCTGGCGCCCTTCGCCGGCTGCGCCATGGGCGAGTATTTCCGCGACAACGGCATGCATGCCGTCATCATCTATGACGACCTCTCCAAGCAGGCCGTCGCCTACCGCCAGATGTCGCTCTTGCTGCGCCGCCCGCCGGGCCGCGAGGCCTATCCCGGCGATGTGTTCTATCTCCACTCCCGCCTGCTCGAGCGCGCCGCCAAGATGGGCGACGAGGCCGGCAACGGGTCGCTGACGGCGCTGCCGGTCATCGAGACGCAGGCGAACGACGTCTCGGCCTACATCCCGACCAACGTGATCTCGATCACCGACGGCCAGATCTTCCTCGAGACCGACCTGTTCTACCAGGGCATCCGCCCGGCCGTGAACGTCGGCCTCTCGGTTTCGCGCGTCGGCTCGGCCGCGCAGACCAAGGCGACCAAGAAGGTCGCCGGCAAGATCAAGGGCGAGCTTGCCCAGTATCGTGAAATGGCCGCCTTCGCCCAGTTCGGCTCGGACCTCGATGCGGTGACGCAGCGCCTGCTCAACCGCGGCGCCCGCCTGACCGAGCTGCTGAAGCAGGCGCAGTTCTCGCCGCTGAAGATGGAAGAGCAGACGGTCGTGATCTATGCCGGCGTCAACGGCTATCTCGACCCGCTGCCGGTCAACAAGGTCCGCGCCTTCGAGGACGGCCTGCTGGCGCTGGTGCGCGGCAAACATGTCGATATGCTCAACGAGATCGGCAAGACCAAGGATCTTTCGGACGCGAACGCCGCGAAGCTGAAAGAGATCGTGACCGACTACGCCAAGTCGTTCGCCTGATCGTCATTGCGAGCGCAGCGGGGCAATCCAGCCTCGCCGCGCACCTGCTCTGGATTGCTTCGTCGCCGCGCTTCCCGCAGGTGACGGGTAGGAGATCAAGACCGGATGCCGTCCCTTAAGGACCTACGAAACCGCATCGCTTCCGTGAAGGCGACGCAGAAGATCACCAAGGCCATGCAGATGGTCGCGGCTGCCAAGCTGCGCCGGGCGCAGGCGGCGGCGGAAGCCGCGCGTCCCTATGCCGAGCGCATGGAGACGGTGCTGGCCAATCTCGCTTCCGGCGTCACCGGTTCGAGCGCGCCCCGCCTGATCGGCGGCACGGGCTCCGACAAGGTGCATCTGCTCGTCGTCTGCACTGCCGAGCGCGGCCTGTGCGGCGCCTTCAACTCCTCGATCGCGCGCCTGGCGCGCGACAAGGCGAATGCGCTCAAGGCCGAAGGCAAGACGGTCAAGATCATCTGCGTCGGCAAGAAGGGTTACGACATCCTGCGCCGGCAGTTCGAGAAGGACATCATCGAGCTGATCGACCTGCGCGCCTTCAAGCAGGTCGGCTTCGCCAATGCGGAGGGCATCGCGCAGAACATCCTGACGCGCTTCGCCGCCGGCGAGTTCGACGTCGCGACCTTGTTCTTCTCGAAATTCAAGTCGGTGATCTCGCAGATCCCGACCGCGCAGCGCATCATCCCGGCCGAGATTCCGGCCGGTACCAAGGTGACCGACGCCGTCTATGACTACGAGCCGGACGAGAGCGAGATTCTGGAGACGCTGCTGCCGCGCAACCTCACGGTGCAGGTGCTGCGCGCGATCCTCGAGAACGCCGCTTCCGAGCAGGGCGCGCGCATGTCGGCGATGGACTCCGCCACGCGCAACGCCGGCGAGATGATCAAGAAGCAGACGCAGCTCTACAACCGCTCGCGCCAGGCGATGATCACCAAGGAACTGATCGAGATCATCTCCGGCGCGGAAGCGCTCTAAACGCCTAGCAATTAGGCCGGCATGCCGGCCACCCGACACGCTGTACCCGAGGTTCGAAACCATGGCCAAAGCCGCTACCAAGAAGACCGCCGCCGCCGAGAAGCCCGCCAACACCGGCACCGGCCGCATCGTGCAGGTCATCGGCGCCGTCGTCGACGTGCAGTTCGACGGCGTGCTGCCCGAGATCCTGAACGCGCTCGAGACCGACAATCTGGGCAACCGCCTGGTGCTCGAAGTCGCCCAGCATCTCGGCGAGAACACCGTCCGCACGATCGCGATGGACTCCTCCGAAGGCCTGGTTCGCGGCCAGTCGGTCACCGACACCGGCTCCCCGATCATGGTTCCGGTCGGCGACGAGTGCCTTGGCCGCATCATGAACGTCATCGGCGAGCCCGTCGACGAGGCTGGCCCGATCCTGACCACCAGCCGTCGCGGCATCCACCAGCCGGCTCCATCCTATGCCGACCAGGCGACGGACGCGCAGATCCTCGTCACCGGCATCAAGGTCGTCGACCTGCTGGCGCCTTACGCCAAGGGCGGCAAGATCGGCCTGTTCGGCGGCGCCGGCGTCGGCAAGACCGTGCTGATCATGGAGCTGATCAACAACGTCGCGAAGGCCCATGGCGGCTACTCGGTGTTCGCCGGCGTCGGCGAGCGCACCCGCGAAGGCAACGACCTCTATCACGAGATGATCGAGTCGGGCGTGAACAAGAAGGGCGGCGGCGAAGGCTCCAAATGCGCTCTCGTCTACGGCCAGATGAACGAGCCCCCGGGCGCCCGCATGCGCGTTGCGCTCTCGGGCCTGACCGTTGCGGAAGACTTCCGCGACAAGGGCCAGGACGTGCTGTTCTTCGTCGACAACATCTTCCGCTTCACGCAGGCCGGCTCCGAAGTGTCGGCGCTGCTCGGCCGCATCCCGTCGGCGGTGGGTTACCAGCCGACGCTGGCGACGGACATGGGCAACCTGCAGGAGCGCATCACCACCACCAACAAGGGCTCGATCACCTCGGTGCAGGCGATCTACGTCCCCGCCGACGATCTGACCGACCCGGCGCCCGCGGCTTCGTTTGCTCATCTTGACGCCACGACCGTCCTGTCGCGTTCGATCGCTGAAAAGGGCATCTACCCGGCCGTCGACCCGCTCGACTCGACCTCGCGCATGCTTTCGGCCGCGATCGTCGGCGAGGAGCACTACACCATCGCCCGCCAGGTCCAGCAGATCCTCCAGCGCTACAAGGCGCTGCAGGACATCATCGCGATCCTGGGCATGGACGAGCTCTCGGAAGAGGACAAGATCTCGGTCGCCCGCGCCCGCAAGATCGAGCGCTTCCTGTCGCAGCCCTTCTTCGTCGCCGAAATCTTCACCGGCTCGCCGGGCAAGCTCGTCGCGCTCGAAGACACGATCAAGGGCTTCAAGGGCCTGGTCGAGGGCAAGTACGACCACCTGCCGGAGGCGGCGTTCTACATGGTCGGCTCGATCGACGAAGCCATCGAGAAGGCCCAGCGCCTGGCGGCCGAAGCCGCCTGATGACCCGTCATTCCCGGGCTTGACCCGGGAATCTCTGGACGAGAACAAACTGGTTTCCGAGATGGTCGGGTCGAGCCCGACCATGACGAGCCGGGGAGAAAGCACCGATGGCCACCTTCAAGTTCGAACTCGTCTCGCCCGAGCGCATCCTGTTCTCGGGGGATGTCGTCAGCGTCATCGTTCCCTCCTGCGAGGGTGAGATGACCGTGCTGGCCGGCCATGCGCCGCTGGTCGCGACGCTGAAGGCGGGCATCGTCTTCGTCCAGACGACCGACAACAACGGCAAGGAATTCTTCGTCAATGGCGGTCTCGTCGAGATCAATGCCGCCTCGACGACGATCCTGGCCGAGCAGGGCCGTTTCCTCGAGGATGTCGACGTCGCCGTGCTCGATCAGGAAATCCTGACGGCCGAGACCAAGCTCACCGGCTCACATGATGAGGACGAGCAGAAGCGCCTGCATGATACGCTGGTGCAACTGCGCGAGTTCAAGCACGTCTTCGAGACCCGCAAGGCGGCGTAAGTTTCCCTTCTCCCCACCAAGATCGTGCTTGTCCGATCTTGGAAGATGTAATGTTCATGTCGGATATATCCGACATGGGTCGGAGAAGGTGTCTGCATCACAGACGGATGAGAGAAGGGTCGCGATAGCGGCCCTTTTTGTTTGTGGACAGAGATCTTTCCCTCATCCGTCAGCGCTTCGTACTGCCACCTTCTCTCCTATGGGGAGAAGGCATCACGTCGCGTATGCCGTCGTGGCGAAGACTGAGAAGGCCGAGACGACCTTCTGATAGACCGGCCGCTTGAACGGCACGACGCGCTCGGGCATCGCGGCCAGTGGCAACCAGGCCCATTCCGAGAATTCGGCCGGCTCGTCGCCATTGGGGCGGGTGATGTCGAATTCCGACTCGGGGCCGGTGAAGCGGAAGGCGACCCAGCGCTGGCGTTGGCCGCGAAAGGCGCAGAGCCGGTGCGGCGGCCCTGCATAGGCGGGGAAGTCGTAAGTCCACCAGTCCGGCGTGGCCGCGAGGAAGGCGGCGCTGGTGATGCCGGTTTCCTCGGCGAGTTCGCGGCGCGCCGCCGCGACGATGTCCTCTTCGGCATCGATGCCGCCCTGCGGCATCTGCCAGTCGAACCCCGGCAGAACGATCTCGGGCCCGGCGCTGTGCGAATGCCCGGCGAAGACGAACCCATCCTGGTTGAACAGGGCGATGCCGACATTGGGGCGGTAGGGGAGTGACATGACTTTGTTTCGCAGGGTTGGCGAGCGCGCGGCTCGCCGAGCATTCTCCGTCAAGCTCGCTGTTGTGGCGAGCATCCGCGTCTTGAAAACGGACTGCAATCAGCGAAGACGGAGATGGCCGGGACAAGCCCGACCAAGACGTGGAGAGAGGTCGCTATACGAGTTTACTCCCCCATCGCGATCAGGCTGGCATTGCCGCCGGCGGCGGCTGTGTTGATCGTGACTGTCTGCTCGGTCGCAAAGCGCATCAGGTAGTTCGGGCCGCCTGCCTTTGGGCCGGTGCCCGAGAGGCCGTGGCCGCCGAAGGGCTGCTGGCCTACGACCGCGCCGATGATGTTGCGGTTGACGTAGATATTGCCGGTCGAGAGCTGGCTCGTGACCTGCTCGACGGTCGTCTCGATGCGCGAATGCACCCCCAGCGTCAGTCCGTAGCCGGTTGCCTCAATGTCGTTAATGACTTTGTCGAGTTCACCCGCCTTCCAGCGCACGACATGCAGGATCGGGCCGAAATGCTCGCTGGTCAGCTCGGCGACGCCGCCGAGCGCGACGACATGCGGCGCGACGAAGGTGCCGCCCAGTGCCGGTGCCTTGCCAGCCCAGCTGAGGCGGCCGAGCTTGCGCATCGCCTCGACATGGGCGTCGAGACGATGCTTCGCGGCAGAGTCGATGACGGGGCCGATATGGGTGTCGATGGTGCGCGGATCGCCGAGCTTCAATTCGCGCGCGGCGCCGGTGATCATCTCGATCATCTTGTCGGCGACATCCTCCTGCACGACGAGCAGGCGCAGCGCCGAGCAGCGCTGGCCGGCGGAACGGAAGGCCGACATCACGACGTCGTCCGCAACCTGTTCGGCCAGCGCCGTCGCGTCGACGATCATGGCGTTGAGGCCGCCGGTCTCGGCGATCAACGGGACGATGGGGCCGTCCTTGGCGGCAAGCGCGCGGTTGATCGCGCGCGCCGTCGCGGTCGAGCCGGTGAAGGCGACGCCGGCGACCTCCTTGTGGCCGACGAGGGCCGCTCCCACCGCGCCGTCTCCGGGAACGAGATGCAAGGCGCTTGTGGGAATACCGGCCTCATGCAGCAGGCGGATGGTCTCGGATGCGATCAACGGAGTCTGCGGGGCCGGCTTGGCGACGACGCTGTTGCCGGTGACGAGGGCGGCCGCGATCTGGCCCGCGAAGATCGCAAGCGGGAAGTTCCAGGGCGCGATGCAGAGGAACGGTCCGCGCCCGCGCAAGACGAGGCGGTTGTCCTCGCCGGTCGGGCCGGGCAGCGCGGTCGCGCTGGCGAACTTGGCCTCGGCCCCGGCGGCGTAGTATCGACAGAAATCGACCGCCTCGCGAACCTCGGAGAGAGCGTCGTCCAGTGTCTTGCCGGCCTCGGCCTGTAGCAAAGCGAGCAGCAGGCCGCGCCGTGCTTCCATCAGATCCGCCGCCTTGCGGAGCGCTGCGGCGCGGGCGCGGGCGGGCGTCGCGTTCCAGCCGGCAAAGCCGGCCTTCGCGGCCAGCATCGCGCGTCCCGCCAGCGTGGTGTCGCCCTCGCGGACACGGCCGATGACCTTGTTGTCGATCGGCGAGCGCACATCGCGGGCGGTTCCGCCAGTCGACTTGCCGTCGATGATCGGGCTGGCCTCGGGGAAGGGCTTGGCCGTTGCGGTCGCGATCTCGGCCAGAAGCCCGTCGAGGCTTTCGGCATGGCCGAGCTCGACGCCGGCCGAGTTCTTGCGGGAGGGGCCGAAGAGATCGGCCGGCAGCGGGATACGGCGGTGGCGCGCGGCACCGGCATTGCCGATGATATCGGCCGGGGGCACCAGAAGCTGCGCGACGGGCACGTCGGGATCACCCGAGACGCTGACGAAGGAGGAGTTGGCGCCGTTCTCGAGCAGGCGACGCACGAGATAGGCGAGCAGATCCTGATGGCCGCCGACCGGCGCATAAGTGCGGCAGGCAAAGCCGTCCTGCCCCGCCAGCAGCTTCTCGTAAAGCGCCTCGCCCATGCCGTGCAGGCGCTGGA contains:
- a CDS encoding DUF4337 domain-containing protein — its product is MSTEIETPQGGNKRIALLIAILALMLAFSEIGGKNAEQDALAKNVEASNLWAFFQAKTIRGTTLRTAAEAMEVDLAGATDPIVRERLQKRIEGWKATIARYESEPETNEGRKELIVRAKAAEAQRDISSARDDKYDIVSGLLQIAIVISSAAIITGISLLAWTGGALGLAALALMFVAQLAPTALF
- a CDS encoding tyrosine recombinase XerC; the protein is MTDFDTLTRDWLGHLAHERRLSPKTLEAYGRDLRQFAVFLTEHLGGAPSLSDIATLKPADLRAFLGRRRRDGVGNRTLMRQLAALRSLARFGERTGKLKAAAFAATRGPRIGKSLPRPLEAGAARAVTQADTRAGEAHEQWILARDAAVLALLYGCGLRISEALSLTRAQVPASPGDTLTVIGKGNKTRMVPVLPVVVTAIAEYLSLCPWRLPPDGPLFLGAKGGPLSPRIIQLAVEGLRGALGLPSSATPHSLRHSFATHLLGRGGDLRAIQELLGHASLSTTQIYTRIDSARLMAAYDAAHPRAGAASAFRTTKPFDAAAE
- a CDS encoding primosomal protein N', with product MSGDAEQTAEGGTVDVLIPLGLDQAYSYAVPPGLVLAPGDVVQVPLGPRETVGVVWEMGSGRGGNLKKVTARLDMPPLDGALMKLVDWVAWYTLAPKGSVLALALRRPPDDTPERPRLGIRLVGAPPARMTPARARAIAAAAGGLLTAKSALAEAASVSAAVIDSLVDAGTFTVEPLPRDAVAAMPDPDHARPALSEDQAAAADALVASVKAESYGVTLLEGVTGSGKTEVYFEAVAEAIRLGRQSLILMPEIALTAQFIDRFEARFGVRPGLWHSAVTGRRRERLQAAIANGEAKVVAGARSALFLPYRDLGLIVVDEEHEAAYKQEDGVAYHARDMAVVRGRIENAPVILTSATPSLETRVNAERGRYVHLKLPERFGGRSLPTLGLVDLRQDKPPRGRWISDALAKAMAVNLEAGEQTLLFLNRRGYAPLTLCRDCGHRFQCPNCSAWLVDHRFRRALVCHHCGHVERRPNECPQCHAADSLTACGPGVERLAEEVATLFPQARGIVLSSDFPGGTERLKQELMAVASGEFDIVIGTQLVAKGHNFPGMTLVGVVDADLGLTSGDPRAAERTFQVLRQVTGRAGRGERPGRALLQTHDPSHPVLKALVSGDPERFYAAEAASREAAGLPPFGRLAGLIISANSQAEAEGHARTLARCAQAPDGVSVLGPAEAPLAVLRGRHRMRLIVKTEREVNLQDYLRAWLKRGGKPKGSVRVAVDVDPQSFL
- a CDS encoding F0F1 ATP synthase subunit delta encodes the protein MAEGGSQGSLVSGVAGRYATALFELAEEANAIDAVSADLDSFSAMLAESEDLRRLVGSPAFSAEEQTGAIKAVLASAKISGIAANFIGLVASKRRLFALPGMIAGYKALVAEAKGIVSAEVTLAEAPAPKRVEEIRAALAAVAGKAVDVAIKIDPALIGGLVVKMGSRMVDASLKTKLNSIRLAMKEVG
- the atpA gene encoding F0F1 ATP synthase subunit alpha; amino-acid sequence: MEIRPAEISAILKAQISNFGSEASVTEVGQVLSVGDGIARVYGLDKVQAGEMVEFESGVRGMALNLESDNVGVVIFGSDREIKEGQTVKRTGAIVDVPVGNELLGRVVDALGNPIDGKGPIKATQRSRVDVKAPGIIPRKSVHEPMATGLKAIDALIPIGRGQRELIIGDRQTGKTAVALDTILNQKANNEGTDESQKLYCVYVAIGQKRSTVAQFVKVLEERGALEYSIVVAATASDAAPMQFLAPFAGCAMGEYFRDNGMHAVIIYDDLSKQAVAYRQMSLLLRRPPGREAYPGDVFYLHSRLLERAAKMGDEAGNGSLTALPVIETQANDVSAYIPTNVISITDGQIFLETDLFYQGIRPAVNVGLSVSRVGSAAQTKATKKVAGKIKGELAQYREMAAFAQFGSDLDAVTQRLLNRGARLTELLKQAQFSPLKMEEQTVVIYAGVNGYLDPLPVNKVRAFEDGLLALVRGKHVDMLNEIGKTKDLSDANAAKLKEIVTDYAKSFA
- a CDS encoding F0F1 ATP synthase subunit gamma, whose product is MPSLKDLRNRIASVKATQKITKAMQMVAAAKLRRAQAAAEAARPYAERMETVLANLASGVTGSSAPRLIGGTGSDKVHLLVVCTAERGLCGAFNSSIARLARDKANALKAEGKTVKIICVGKKGYDILRRQFEKDIIELIDLRAFKQVGFANAEGIAQNILTRFAAGEFDVATLFFSKFKSVISQIPTAQRIIPAEIPAGTKVTDAVYDYEPDESEILETLLPRNLTVQVLRAILENAASEQGARMSAMDSATRNAGEMIKKQTQLYNRSRQAMITKELIEIISGAEAL
- the atpD gene encoding F0F1 ATP synthase subunit beta; protein product: MAKAATKKTAAAEKPANTGTGRIVQVIGAVVDVQFDGVLPEILNALETDNLGNRLVLEVAQHLGENTVRTIAMDSSEGLVRGQSVTDTGSPIMVPVGDECLGRIMNVIGEPVDEAGPILTTSRRGIHQPAPSYADQATDAQILVTGIKVVDLLAPYAKGGKIGLFGGAGVGKTVLIMELINNVAKAHGGYSVFAGVGERTREGNDLYHEMIESGVNKKGGGEGSKCALVYGQMNEPPGARMRVALSGLTVAEDFRDKGQDVLFFVDNIFRFTQAGSEVSALLGRIPSAVGYQPTLATDMGNLQERITTTNKGSITSVQAIYVPADDLTDPAPAASFAHLDATTVLSRSIAEKGIYPAVDPLDSTSRMLSAAIVGEEHYTIARQVQQILQRYKALQDIIAILGMDELSEEDKISVARARKIERFLSQPFFVAEIFTGSPGKLVALEDTIKGFKGLVEGKYDHLPEAAFYMVGSIDEAIEKAQRLAAEAA
- a CDS encoding F0F1 ATP synthase subunit epsilon; its protein translation is MATFKFELVSPERILFSGDVVSVIVPSCEGEMTVLAGHAPLVATLKAGIVFVQTTDNNGKEFFVNGGLVEINAASTTILAEQGRFLEDVDVAVLDQEILTAETKLTGSHDEDEQKRLHDTLVQLREFKHVFETRKAA